One window of Cellulomonas shaoxiangyii genomic DNA carries:
- a CDS encoding peptidoglycan recognition protein family protein, which produces MRITRSCVVLTLALVAPVGTTHVAWAAPTAAASAAGARAPAAAVRTAATPDVALDEVAVPLRDAPAPADAPVLAEGRDPDALPLPPGATRLEGPVVESDDTVQTVGITWAEGTGDGALDAQVRYLSDGTWSPWLALETDAGGPDPGTPDAARQRRDGTSSLWVGDADGVQVAFTVAPGAEAPQDVEVALLSTEITGAAVAPAGGAGAVRGAAVPAPAAAVTATAASAPGVVTRAQWGARAPSCTPDTASTLVGAVVHHTAGPDYASPAEAMAQLRNDQRYHMDSRGWCDLGYNIVVDKWGTLYEGRVGSLTSPVVGVHAGGFNTGTLGVSVLGTYTDVGFTPATTDAIARIVAWRLAAYGRSPGGEVVIHTNGGENSRYGPNSTVRLPVVFAHRDVAYTTCPGNAGYAAMGAIRARAQQIVDGYGTSRLGGTLVRASGAPDVYLTTATTKHRLTDATMLDALRPLGAITVVQQVQVDQLGDGVPVGRFLRDRDGVVALVERGRLHRVDSCAELEAWGRSCGDYGAMAVPDPVMSLLQPGPDLTTAYVTPQWQYFLVHQGRRHEITDAEALAAWPVQSNGPAVELDASVGLHLPYGAPVVRTGVVVQDRASGDAVLLDRPAGLRLSASLVSASRITDRLPLRPLDPGSMAALVTPRGVLDGALRTSDGGRVALTAGGAVRLTSSQVPGDPGVPVEDAVVSALSPAAPASTLFARTGADPTLFLIDGSVRREVLTMDAANALTGGRGVVAAFVSAAGLGQLATGPAALGPGRLVKAPDAVTVYLVDGLDRLVPLPSFDQALAAGVPTSWSEAPAATVAAYRRAPQPLGMLWRCGGTDHLAREGRLHPLPSGVLPASGAPAQALHDLTCAAAPRAAATWQAPVFARTADDPTLYLLTDAVRRPVPTMDTVTALLGGRPLGVATVPAAALAAVPTGPTVLPPGRLVKTPDRPDVLLVDGLGRSVFLPSFAVAEALGVPTTFTEVPTAWTTAYPRAANPLSQLLRCGGTSLVGVGGVLRPLPAGTVAADGTPATTVDTVTCGALRQGTPLTGPVFVRSAGDPTLYLLEGGTRRPVTTMDAAYRAAAGGALVVAVVPQPALDRLPTGAPLR; this is translated from the coding sequence ATGCGGATCACCCGTTCGTGCGTAGTCCTCACGCTCGCGCTCGTCGCCCCCGTCGGCACGACGCACGTGGCGTGGGCAGCTCCGACGGCCGCGGCGTCGGCGGCGGGTGCGCGCGCGCCGGCGGCCGCGGTCCGCACGGCCGCGACCCCCGACGTCGCGCTCGACGAGGTGGCCGTCCCGCTCCGGGACGCGCCCGCACCCGCCGACGCGCCCGTGCTCGCGGAGGGCCGTGACCCGGACGCGCTGCCGCTCCCGCCGGGTGCGACACGCCTCGAGGGGCCCGTGGTGGAGAGCGACGACACCGTGCAGACGGTCGGCATCACGTGGGCCGAAGGCACCGGGGACGGCGCCCTGGACGCACAGGTCCGGTACCTGTCGGACGGCACGTGGTCCCCGTGGCTCGCGCTCGAGACCGACGCGGGCGGGCCGGACCCCGGCACGCCGGACGCCGCCCGGCAGCGCCGCGACGGCACGTCGTCGCTGTGGGTCGGGGACGCGGACGGGGTCCAGGTCGCCTTCACGGTGGCACCGGGCGCCGAGGCACCGCAGGACGTCGAGGTCGCGCTCCTGTCGACCGAGATCACGGGTGCTGCCGTCGCCCCCGCGGGTGGGGCCGGTGCCGTCCGCGGGGCGGCGGTCCCCGCGCCGGCGGCCGCGGTCACAGCGACGGCGGCCTCCGCGCCGGGCGTCGTCACCCGCGCGCAGTGGGGGGCCCGCGCTCCCTCGTGCACTCCCGACACCGCGTCCACGCTCGTCGGTGCCGTCGTGCACCACACCGCCGGCCCGGACTACGCGTCGCCCGCCGAGGCGATGGCCCAGCTGCGCAACGACCAGCGGTACCACATGGACTCCCGCGGGTGGTGCGACCTGGGCTACAACATCGTGGTCGACAAGTGGGGCACGCTCTACGAGGGCCGCGTGGGGTCGCTCACCTCCCCCGTCGTCGGTGTGCACGCCGGTGGCTTCAACACCGGCACACTCGGCGTCTCCGTGCTGGGGACGTACACGGACGTCGGCTTCACGCCCGCGACGACCGACGCGATCGCCCGCATCGTCGCGTGGCGGCTCGCCGCGTACGGACGCTCACCCGGCGGAGAGGTCGTCATCCACACCAACGGCGGGGAGAACTCCCGCTACGGGCCCAACAGCACGGTGCGCCTGCCCGTGGTCTTCGCCCACCGTGACGTCGCGTACACGACCTGCCCGGGCAACGCGGGCTACGCCGCCATGGGTGCGATCCGGGCCCGCGCGCAGCAGATCGTCGACGGGTACGGCACGTCCCGGCTCGGAGGCACCCTGGTGCGCGCCTCCGGAGCTCCCGACGTCTACCTCACGACCGCTACGACGAAGCACCGTCTGACGGACGCGACGATGCTCGACGCACTGCGCCCGCTCGGGGCGATCACCGTGGTTCAGCAGGTGCAGGTCGACCAGCTCGGGGACGGGGTGCCCGTGGGGCGCTTCCTGCGAGACCGTGACGGCGTCGTCGCGCTCGTCGAGCGCGGGCGCCTGCACCGCGTCGACAGCTGCGCCGAGCTCGAGGCCTGGGGACGCAGCTGCGGGGACTACGGCGCCATGGCGGTGCCCGATCCCGTGATGTCTCTCCTGCAACCCGGCCCGGACCTCACGACCGCCTACGTGACGCCCCAGTGGCAGTACTTCCTCGTGCACCAGGGACGCCGGCACGAGATCACGGACGCCGAGGCGCTCGCCGCCTGGCCCGTGCAGTCGAACGGGCCAGCCGTCGAGCTCGACGCCTCGGTCGGCCTCCACCTGCCGTACGGGGCTCCGGTGGTGCGGACCGGGGTGGTCGTGCAGGACCGCGCCTCGGGCGACGCCGTGCTGCTCGACCGGCCGGCGGGCCTGCGCCTGTCCGCGTCGCTCGTCTCGGCGTCGCGCATCACCGACCGGCTGCCGCTGCGCCCCCTGGACCCAGGCAGCATGGCGGCGCTAGTCACGCCGCGGGGCGTGCTGGACGGGGCCCTGCGGACGTCCGACGGCGGTCGCGTCGCCCTCACCGCGGGCGGCGCGGTTCGTCTGACGAGCAGCCAGGTGCCGGGCGACCCGGGCGTCCCGGTGGAGGACGCGGTCGTGTCCGCACTCTCGCCCGCGGCACCCGCCTCGACGCTGTTCGCACGGACGGGGGCCGACCCGACCCTGTTCCTCATCGACGGCTCGGTGCGCCGCGAGGTGCTGACGATGGACGCGGCGAACGCGCTCACGGGGGGCCGCGGCGTGGTCGCCGCCTTCGTGTCGGCGGCCGGCCTCGGTCAGCTCGCGACCGGTCCCGCGGCCCTCGGTCCGGGCCGGCTCGTCAAGGCTCCCGACGCCGTGACGGTCTACCTCGTCGACGGTCTGGACCGCCTTGTCCCGCTGCCCTCGTTCGACCAGGCCCTCGCTGCGGGGGTGCCGACCTCGTGGTCGGAGGCGCCGGCCGCGACCGTCGCGGCCTACCGCCGCGCACCGCAGCCACTCGGCATGCTGTGGCGGTGCGGTGGCACGGACCACCTCGCACGGGAGGGCCGGCTCCACCCGCTGCCGTCGGGCGTTCTCCCGGCGTCCGGTGCGCCCGCGCAGGCGCTGCACGACCTGACGTGCGCGGCAGCCCCGCGGGCGGCCGCCACGTGGCAGGCACCGGTCTTCGCGCGCACCGCGGACGATCCGACGCTGTACCTGCTCACGGACGCTGTGCGCCGTCCGGTACCGACGATGGACACCGTGACCGCACTGCTCGGCGGCCGCCCCCTCGGCGTCGCCACCGTCCCGGCGGCCGCCCTGGCGGCGGTGCCGACCGGCCCGACGGTGCTGCCCCCGGGGCGGCTCGTGAAGACCCCCGACCGGCCGGACGTGCTCCTCGTCGACGGGCTCGGGCGCTCGGTGTTCCTGCCGTCGTTCGCGGTCGCCGAGGCACTAGGTGTCCCGACGACCTTCACCGAGGTGCCGACGGCGTGGACGACCGCCTACCCGCGGGCGGCGAATCCGCTGTCGCAGCTGCTGCGCTGCGGGGGCACCTCGCTCGTCGGCGTCGGCGGCGTCCTGCGGCCGCTGCCTGCCGGCACCGTGGCAGCCGACGGCACGCCCGCGACCACCGTCGACACCGTCACGTGCGGCGCCCTGCGCCAGGGCACCCCGCTGACGGGCCCGGTGTTCGTGCGCTCGGCCGGCGACCCGACGCTGTACCTGCTCGAGGGCGGCACACGGCGGCCGGTCACGACGATGGACGCGGCGTACCGGGCAGCGGCCGGGGGCGCACTCGTCGTCGCGGTGGTGCCGCAGCCGGCGCTCGATCGCCTGCCCACGGGCGCGCCGCTGCGGTGA
- a CDS encoding acyltransferase family protein, producing the protein MTRADAPDSEPLAAPVPGAPASARADAARGRPARPARERVASPAAVPGVPAQTRTTASAGRFDFLDALRGIAAMAVVLQHAAEFLWPGYLRFSIDTFRLGEYGVVLFFLVSGFIIPASLEKYGSVGRFWVGRFFRLFPLYWFCLLAALVLAWWGRFHLSEDFLASPVAWGVVNATMVQQFIDGPLVIGASWSLAYELVFYLGMSILLLVGLNRRSVPIAVTLLGAAGVVGAWVPGRLVTGDHGAAGLLTVASATAAVVVFIAFRAGGPRSAIVGAGLAVLAVPLALNQPERAWFSLLLFGTMAVGTVMYRMMTADLRPWIGWTVLGGAVLVAAVLHRVYVTPHVEPIAGAFVTWKPEALTFAAAYGTFALGYLLRGRRWPGVLAYLGRISYSLYLVHTLVLYATPWWSPAVAERVGVDQRVLTFLTWVGVTVAVSAVTYRFVEAPFHNLGRRLTRRPPIVVAAPVSGAATVTTLAEPRPTMSQAPTEPAVEAVVVEAPTPVEIDPATGLTAHRAGGDVPGPGPVDR; encoded by the coding sequence GTGACTCGAGCCGATGCCCCCGACTCGGAGCCGCTCGCGGCGCCCGTGCCCGGCGCGCCCGCGAGCGCGCGCGCCGACGCCGCCCGCGGGCGCCCGGCCCGGCCTGCCCGCGAGCGGGTAGCGAGTCCCGCCGCCGTTCCCGGCGTACCTGCGCAGACGCGTACCACCGCGAGCGCGGGCCGTTTCGACTTCCTCGACGCGCTGCGTGGCATCGCCGCCATGGCGGTCGTCCTGCAGCACGCGGCCGAGTTCCTGTGGCCGGGGTACCTGCGCTTCTCGATCGACACGTTCCGGTTGGGCGAGTACGGCGTCGTGCTGTTCTTCCTGGTCAGCGGGTTCATCATCCCCGCGTCGCTCGAGAAGTACGGCTCGGTCGGCCGGTTCTGGGTGGGCCGCTTCTTCCGGCTCTTCCCGCTCTACTGGTTCTGCCTGCTCGCTGCCCTCGTGCTGGCGTGGTGGGGCCGGTTCCACCTGTCCGAGGACTTCCTGGCCTCGCCCGTGGCGTGGGGCGTCGTGAACGCGACGATGGTGCAGCAGTTCATCGACGGGCCGCTCGTCATCGGGGCGAGCTGGAGCCTCGCGTACGAGCTGGTGTTCTACCTCGGGATGTCCATCCTCCTGCTCGTCGGTCTCAATCGCCGGTCCGTCCCGATCGCGGTGACGCTCCTCGGGGCGGCCGGTGTGGTCGGCGCCTGGGTGCCGGGACGGCTCGTCACGGGAGACCACGGCGCGGCAGGGCTCCTGACCGTGGCGAGCGCGACCGCTGCCGTCGTCGTGTTCATCGCGTTCCGCGCCGGGGGGCCGAGGTCGGCGATCGTCGGCGCCGGCCTGGCGGTCCTCGCGGTGCCCCTGGCGCTCAACCAACCCGAGCGTGCGTGGTTCTCGCTCCTGCTGTTCGGCACGATGGCGGTCGGGACCGTGATGTATCGGATGATGACCGCCGACCTGCGGCCGTGGATCGGCTGGACCGTGCTGGGCGGCGCGGTGCTCGTCGCCGCCGTCCTGCACCGGGTCTACGTCACGCCGCACGTCGAGCCGATCGCCGGGGCCTTCGTCACGTGGAAGCCCGAGGCCCTGACGTTCGCGGCCGCGTACGGGACGTTCGCGCTCGGCTACCTCCTGCGGGGCCGGCGCTGGCCGGGCGTCCTCGCGTACCTGGGCCGGATCAGCTACTCGCTGTACCTCGTCCACACCCTGGTGCTCTACGCCACGCCGTGGTGGTCGCCCGCCGTCGCGGAGCGCGTCGGCGTGGACCAGAGGGTGCTCACCTTCCTCACGTGGGTGGGAGTCACGGTCGCGGTGTCGGCCGTCACCTACCGTTTCGTCGAGGCGCCCTTCCACAACCTCGGCCGGCGACTCACGCGCCGCCCGCCCATCGTCGTAGCGGCTCCCGTGTCCGGTGCGGCGACGGTCACGACACTCGCGGAACCGCGTCCCACGATGTCCCAGGCACCGACGGAGCCGGCCGTGGAGGCAGTGGTGGTCGAGGCTCCGACGCCCGTCGAAATCGACCCTGCGACCGGGCTCACGGCGCACCGTGCGGGTGGCGACGTGCCGGGTCCGGGACCCGTCGACCGCTAG
- a CDS encoding class I SAM-dependent methyltransferase, with the protein MTLPAEVSQEATNRLPQVSAATPGPVDPPHAPSGGVRTRAKRAAKVVLKPVYQRVLAPVARSVDTLARRLDDVQRRLDRLEARDAGSAPSRVDTALLLEHVRTNTINQTLLKAEFGDVLTRMDDLGMAIAPASGIEGAAPRLAEQREHLASLDRRLRLLDERVSRLQAPATGDVAVAAAPAPKRSEDVPGFDYVGFERRFRGDPAEVLRIQRERYVPLLAGQGPVVDIGCGRGELLSALAEVGTEGIGVEPEPGMAAEARARGMRVEETDATTFLRSCEPGSLGAIFSAHVVEHVELDYLLEFIHLAYSRLRPGGLFVAETPNPASLVVLGNSYILDPTHVRPLHPSLMAFLCENAGFRDVRLNFYSPAEAYHLPTVDPALGEVATAVDTGFRRLNDVLFGAQEYTVVARVGEDPDD; encoded by the coding sequence ATGACGCTGCCCGCAGAGGTGAGCCAGGAGGCGACCAATCGGCTCCCGCAGGTGTCGGCAGCCACGCCCGGCCCGGTAGACCCGCCGCACGCACCGTCCGGCGGCGTGCGCACCCGTGCCAAGCGAGCGGCCAAGGTCGTGCTCAAGCCCGTCTACCAGCGCGTGCTCGCGCCGGTCGCCCGGTCCGTCGACACCCTCGCGCGCCGCCTCGACGACGTGCAACGCCGGCTCGACCGCCTCGAGGCCCGCGACGCGGGCAGCGCACCGTCCCGGGTCGACACGGCGCTCCTGCTCGAGCACGTCCGCACGAACACGATCAACCAGACGCTGCTCAAGGCCGAGTTCGGCGACGTCCTGACCCGCATGGACGACCTCGGGATGGCGATCGCCCCCGCCAGCGGAATCGAGGGCGCCGCGCCGCGCCTCGCGGAGCAGCGCGAGCACCTCGCGTCGCTCGACCGCCGCCTCCGGCTGCTGGACGAACGGGTCAGCCGGCTGCAGGCCCCCGCGACCGGCGACGTCGCCGTTGCGGCGGCGCCCGCACCGAAGCGGTCGGAGGACGTCCCGGGCTTCGACTACGTCGGCTTCGAGCGCCGCTTCCGCGGGGACCCCGCCGAGGTGTTGCGCATCCAGCGCGAGCGCTACGTGCCGTTGCTGGCCGGGCAAGGCCCGGTCGTCGACATCGGGTGCGGTCGTGGGGAGCTGCTCAGCGCGCTCGCCGAGGTCGGCACCGAGGGCATCGGGGTCGAGCCCGAGCCCGGCATGGCCGCCGAGGCCCGTGCCCGCGGCATGCGGGTCGAGGAGACGGACGCCACGACCTTCCTGCGCAGCTGCGAGCCGGGCTCGCTCGGCGCGATCTTCTCGGCCCACGTCGTGGAGCACGTCGAGCTCGACTACCTGCTCGAGTTCATCCACCTGGCCTACTCACGCCTGCGGCCCGGGGGCCTCTTCGTCGCCGAGACGCCCAACCCTGCGTCCCTCGTCGTGCTCGGCAACAGCTACATCCTCGACCCGACTCACGTGCGGCCGTTGCACCCGTCGCTCATGGCGTTCCTGTGCGAGAACGCCGGCTTCCGCGACGTGCGGCTGAACTTCTACTCCCCCGCCGAGGCCTACCACCTGCCGACCGTCGATCCCGCGCTGGGCGAGGTGGCCACCGCGGTGGACACGGGCTTCCGCCGCCTCAACGACGTGCTCTTCGGCGCGCAGGAGTACACGGTGGTCGCACGCGTCGGGGAGGACCCGGACGACTGA
- a CDS encoding glycosyltransferase family 4 protein, translating to MDVIVCGAQVPFVSGGAELHMQNIVRAMQEAGHRSELVHLPTAWEKDRLFDAPLAWRMLPLDADVVVATNFPSYFARHDHKVVWLFHQHRGAYDAIDAPWSDLGLDDDALEVQRQLTEWDTRALEEARHVFTTSHVVADRLARFNGLDGEALYHPPPLADRLRTGEMGDYVFTPTRLETNKRPDRIVDAMAHVRSGVRAVVAGRGSMAADLAAGVERQNLGDRVELAGFVPDAELVDRYAGALGVIYAPFDEDYGYVTLQAFLAGKPVITAHDAGGVLEWVEDGVTGYVTDGTPEGLADAVERLAADRDNARAMGEEGRRRAAELSWSKVVERLLSA from the coding sequence GTGGACGTCATCGTCTGCGGAGCGCAGGTCCCGTTCGTCAGCGGCGGCGCCGAGCTGCACATGCAGAACATCGTCCGCGCGATGCAGGAGGCGGGGCACCGCAGCGAGCTGGTGCACCTGCCGACCGCGTGGGAGAAGGACCGGCTCTTCGACGCCCCGCTCGCGTGGCGCATGCTGCCCCTCGACGCGGACGTCGTGGTGGCCACGAACTTCCCGTCCTACTTCGCCCGGCACGACCACAAGGTCGTCTGGTTGTTCCACCAGCACCGGGGCGCGTACGACGCGATCGACGCGCCGTGGTCGGACCTCGGGCTCGACGACGACGCGCTCGAGGTGCAGCGCCAGCTGACCGAGTGGGACACCCGTGCGCTCGAGGAGGCACGGCACGTCTTCACGACCTCGCACGTCGTCGCCGACCGGCTGGCCCGTTTCAACGGACTCGACGGTGAGGCCCTGTACCACCCGCCGCCCCTCGCGGACCGGCTGCGCACCGGCGAGATGGGGGACTACGTCTTCACGCCCACGCGGCTCGAGACGAACAAGCGTCCCGACCGCATCGTCGACGCCATGGCGCACGTGCGATCCGGGGTGCGCGCCGTCGTGGCGGGGCGTGGCTCGATGGCGGCGGACCTGGCGGCCGGGGTGGAGCGGCAGAACCTGGGCGACCGGGTCGAGCTCGCCGGGTTCGTGCCGGACGCGGAGCTCGTGGACCGCTACGCCGGTGCCCTCGGCGTCATCTACGCGCCCTTCGACGAGGACTACGGCTACGTGACCCTGCAGGCGTTCCTCGCCGGCAAGCCGGTGATCACGGCCCACGACGCCGGTGGCGTCCTGGAGTGGGTCGAGGACGGCGTCACGGGCTACGTCACGGACGGGACACCCGAAGGGCTCGCCGACGCCGTCGAGCGACTCGCGGCCGACCGCGATAACGCCCGCGCCATGGGCGAGGAGGGCCGCCGCCGCGCCGCCGAGCTGTCGTGGTCGAAGGTCGTCGAGCGGCTGCTGTCGGCATGA
- a CDS encoding ABC transporter permease, translating to MRAADVSGTRAAVPSAEGSMQRVFTRPRWFRGSLRDWADVWRYRELLSNLVRKELKVKYKDSVLGFFWTLVRPLLQLLVYSVAIGIFLGSGRVIPQFGVYLFTGLLAWSLFTDIIGGSTGSIVGNAGLVKKVYLPRELFPFSVVGASAVNFVLQLVVLIGAYVVTRSWPQPGDLLLVPLALAVLLVFATALGLVLAAANVYLRDVQYLVEVGLLLWFWMTPIVYDWTKVRENLSGAQEWLFHLYMANPMTNVVLAFQRALWPGGRTEEGAAFYYDGDLVTRLLVVGGVSLVLLWFAQRVFARAQGNFAQEL from the coding sequence ATGAGGGCGGCTGACGTGAGCGGCACGCGCGCCGCGGTGCCGTCGGCCGAGGGGTCGATGCAGCGGGTCTTCACCCGGCCCCGCTGGTTCCGAGGGAGCCTGCGGGACTGGGCGGACGTGTGGCGCTACCGCGAGCTCCTGAGCAACCTCGTCCGCAAGGAGCTCAAGGTCAAGTACAAGGACTCCGTCCTGGGGTTCTTCTGGACGCTCGTGCGTCCGCTGCTGCAGCTGCTCGTGTACTCGGTCGCCATCGGCATCTTCCTGGGCAGCGGCCGGGTGATCCCGCAGTTCGGTGTCTACCTCTTCACCGGTCTGCTCGCCTGGAGCCTGTTCACGGACATCATCGGGGGCTCCACCGGTTCCATCGTGGGAAACGCCGGCCTGGTGAAGAAGGTGTACCTGCCGCGCGAGCTGTTCCCGTTCTCGGTGGTCGGCGCGAGTGCCGTCAACTTCGTCCTCCAGCTCGTGGTGCTGATCGGCGCCTACGTCGTGACCCGGTCCTGGCCGCAGCCGGGCGACCTGCTCCTCGTGCCGCTCGCGCTCGCGGTGCTGCTGGTGTTCGCCACCGCCCTCGGCCTCGTCCTCGCCGCCGCGAACGTCTACCTGCGCGACGTGCAGTACCTCGTGGAGGTGGGGCTGCTGCTGTGGTTCTGGATGACGCCGATCGTCTACGACTGGACGAAGGTGCGCGAGAACCTCTCGGGCGCGCAGGAGTGGCTGTTCCACCTGTACATGGCCAACCCGATGACCAACGTCGTCCTCGCCTTCCAGCGCGCGCTCTGGCCGGGCGGCCGCACCGAGGAGGGTGCGGCGTTCTACTACGACGGCGACCTCGTCACCCGGCTGCTGGTCGTCGGCGGCGTCAGCCTCGTCCTCCTGTGGTTCGCGCAGCGGGTCTTCGCGCGCGCCCAGGGCAACTTCGCGCAGGAGCTGTGA
- a CDS encoding ABC transporter ATP-binding protein, producing MSSDVIRVHDVSKQFRLRNDKSLKERLVNRRASREHENSFWALRDIDLSVPAGSTVGFVGHNGSGKSTLLKVIGGILAPTSGYVERRGRLAALLELGAGFHGDLTGRENVFLNASLLGMSQKQTERYFDAIVDFSGIGEFIDTQVKFYSSGMYVRLAFSVAVHVDPEILLVDEVLAVGDEPFQRKCLERIRRFQAEGRTIVLVTHALDQVRELCDRAVMLDHGRMVEEGTPAQVIRAFREANEEVVAADADAEVASGERPVTISSVRVTGADGTPLITAGPDEPLEIRIALETARPVEDYVVGVALTDHMERLVYGTNTHLLGIATPRVDGHAEVRFSVDRLPVVEGQYFVTAAVHPVRGPEWHRVDRAAVVRVRTTIQEDGVVHLAPRIEVTT from the coding sequence ATGTCGAGCGACGTCATCCGGGTGCACGACGTGTCCAAGCAGTTCCGGCTGCGCAACGACAAGAGCCTCAAGGAGCGCCTCGTCAACCGGCGCGCCTCCCGCGAGCACGAGAACTCCTTCTGGGCGCTGCGCGACATCGACCTCAGCGTGCCCGCCGGCTCGACGGTCGGCTTCGTCGGGCACAACGGGTCGGGCAAGAGCACCCTGCTCAAGGTCATCGGCGGGATCCTCGCGCCGACGTCGGGGTACGTCGAGCGGCGGGGGCGGCTGGCGGCCCTGCTCGAGCTCGGCGCCGGCTTCCACGGCGACCTCACCGGGCGCGAGAACGTGTTCCTCAACGCGTCGCTGCTCGGCATGAGCCAGAAGCAGACGGAGCGGTACTTCGACGCCATCGTCGACTTCTCGGGCATCGGCGAGTTCATCGACACGCAGGTGAAGTTCTACTCGTCGGGCATGTACGTCCGCCTGGCGTTCTCCGTGGCCGTGCACGTCGACCCCGAGATCCTGCTCGTCGACGAGGTGCTGGCGGTCGGCGACGAGCCGTTCCAGCGCAAGTGCCTCGAGCGGATCCGGCGTTTCCAGGCGGAAGGGCGCACGATCGTGCTCGTCACGCACGCGCTCGACCAGGTGCGCGAGCTGTGCGACCGCGCGGTCATGCTCGACCACGGCCGCATGGTCGAGGAGGGCACGCCCGCCCAGGTCATCCGCGCCTTCCGCGAGGCCAACGAGGAGGTCGTCGCCGCCGACGCCGACGCCGAGGTCGCGTCCGGCGAGCGTCCCGTGACCATCTCATCCGTGCGCGTCACGGGGGCCGACGGCACCCCGCTGATCACCGCGGGGCCGGACGAGCCGCTCGAGATCCGCATCGCGCTCGAGACCGCCCGCCCGGTCGAGGACTACGTGGTGGGCGTCGCCCTGACGGACCACATGGAGCGCCTCGTCTACGGCACCAACACGCACCTCCTCGGCATCGCGACTCCGCGGGTCGACGGGCACGCCGAGGTGCGCTTCTCCGTCGACCGCCTGCCGGTGGTCGAGGGCCAGTACTTCGTCACTGCGGCCGTGCACCCCGTGCGCGGCCCCGAGTGGCACCGTGTGGACCGTGCCGCCGTCGTGCGGGTACGGACGACGATCCAGGAGGACGGTGTGGTGCATCTGGCACCCCGTATCGAGGTGACGACGTGA